One genomic segment of Methylocystis sp. SC2 includes these proteins:
- a CDS encoding 5-formyltetrahydrofolate cyclo-ligase: MSDLKAELRRRSLARRDLIAPHEAHEAAASVARQGVALVADFARDAKMSAPPVVSVYWPIRSELNTRPLIDALAGEGYRVTLPVMHKVRHPLVFRAFAPGDDLVKGPFGLSEPSDDKPAYDPDIVFSPLAAFDRRGFRLGYGGGIYDATLSALRAKKPVVAVGVAYSCQEADHVPIEPHDQRLDAVMTEQETLRFATAVA; this comes from the coding sequence ATGAGCGATTTGAAAGCCGAGCTGCGGCGCCGTTCGCTGGCGCGCCGCGATCTCATCGCGCCGCACGAAGCGCATGAGGCGGCCGCGTCCGTCGCGCGCCAGGGCGTCGCGCTGGTCGCCGACTTTGCGCGCGATGCGAAAATGAGCGCGCCGCCTGTCGTTTCCGTCTATTGGCCGATCCGCAGCGAGTTGAACACGCGTCCGCTCATCGATGCGCTCGCCGGCGAAGGCTATCGCGTGACCTTGCCGGTGATGCACAAGGTGCGTCACCCCTTGGTCTTTCGCGCCTTCGCGCCTGGCGACGACCTCGTCAAAGGGCCGTTCGGCCTGTCGGAGCCTTCGGACGATAAGCCGGCATATGACCCCGACATCGTGTTTTCGCCGCTCGCCGCCTTCGATCGGCGCGGTTTTCGGCTGGGCTATGGCGGCGGCATCTATGACGCGACGCTCTCTGCGCTTCGCGCCAAAAAGCCGGTCGTCGCCGTCGGCGTCGCCTATTCCTGCCAGGAGGCCGACCATGTGCCGATCGAACCGCATGACCAGCGGCTCGACGCTGTCATGACCGAGCAGGAGACGCTGCGGTTTGCAACCGCGGTCGCCTAG
- a CDS encoding LysM peptidoglycan-binding domain-containing protein: MNSYPTSAYAAVILMAALAAALPFHLSRILGPQRLLHAAYAAAALGLFYLLGATAFGWTFDWQGALLWVYLALFLLVAGVAARRRMMFGAIGLPWLSALIQLGVVAYMFAPDSFRKPPMTAALFLYFILEALVWLRGREAQEPVETRGASDRALPPLFPPVRRRGFAEASLAAAALAIAFLLVAGPQAAHIASESDSAQQQEPQTDETAARDVTTNSEQAASEAAPSATDEAPTTENRESAAAEPAQPSGHTPVQSPPTAAKDPGIYTARAGDTFKSIAKRLYGATSKWRAIAELNPDLKSKRLRAGQLVNLPAAPAR, translated from the coding sequence ATGAACTCCTATCCTACATCAGCCTACGCGGCCGTGATCTTGATGGCGGCGCTCGCGGCGGCGCTGCCATTTCATCTCAGTCGGATCCTGGGCCCGCAGCGGCTGCTTCATGCGGCCTATGCCGCCGCCGCCCTGGGGCTGTTTTATCTGCTGGGCGCGACCGCCTTCGGCTGGACGTTCGACTGGCAGGGCGCGCTGCTGTGGGTCTATCTGGCGCTTTTTCTACTCGTGGCGGGCGTCGCGGCGCGTCGGCGCATGATGTTCGGCGCGATCGGGCTGCCCTGGCTTTCGGCGCTGATCCAGCTCGGCGTCGTCGCCTACATGTTTGCGCCGGATTCGTTTCGAAAGCCGCCGATGACGGCGGCGCTGTTCCTTTATTTCATATTAGAGGCGCTCGTCTGGCTGCGCGGCCGCGAGGCGCAGGAGCCGGTAGAGACCCGGGGAGCGAGCGATCGCGCGCTGCCGCCGCTGTTCCCGCCCGTGCGCCGTCGCGGATTCGCAGAAGCTTCGCTGGCGGCCGCGGCGCTCGCCATCGCCTTTCTGCTCGTCGCGGGCCCGCAAGCGGCGCATATCGCTTCGGAGTCAGATTCGGCGCAGCAGCAGGAGCCGCAGACCGACGAAACTGCGGCGCGCGACGTGACGACGAACAGCGAGCAGGCCGCTTCAGAGGCCGCTCCATCCGCGACCGACGAAGCGCCGACGACAGAGAACCGGGAAAGCGCAGCGGCGGAACCCGCGCAACCCTCGGGCCATACGCCTGTCCAGTCCCCGCCGACCGCGGCGAAGGACCCAGGAATCTACACGGCGCGCGCAGGCGATACGTTCAAATCCATCGCCAAGCGTCTCTATGGCGCAACGAGCAAATGGCGCGCGATCGCCGAACTCAATCCCGACCTGAAGTCGAAAAGGCTGCGCGCCGGTCAACTCGTCAACCTACCGGCGGCGCCGGCGCGGTGA
- the cobT gene encoding nicotinate-nucleotide--dimethylbenzimidazole phosphoribosyltransferase, translating into MSHAIHPFEEIRILLAALPGPDLQAAAAVRARDGRLTKPPGALGRLEEIVEWLAAWQGRAAPAIERPLVAVFAANHGVVAQGVSAFPASVTQQMVANFLAGGAAINQICKSYGVGLKVYELALERPTADFTVAPAMDEREAAATFAYGMEAIQGDIDLLAPGEMGIGNTTSAAAIYAALYGGPASRWTGRGTGLDDAGLLRKNAAIDAALTLHAPHLADPLEILRRLGGREIAAMMGAIAAARLNRIPVVLDGYVACAAAALLHAIAPESIAHCIAGHVSAEGAHRDVLTRLGKRPLLDLDMRLGEGSGAALAIGLIKAALACHRDMATFESAGVSEKSE; encoded by the coding sequence ATGTCTCACGCCATTCATCCCTTCGAAGAAATCCGTATCCTGTTGGCGGCTCTGCCCGGCCCCGATCTGCAAGCCGCGGCCGCGGTCCGCGCGCGCGACGGCCGGCTCACCAAGCCGCCGGGCGCGCTCGGCCGACTGGAAGAGATCGTCGAATGGCTCGCCGCCTGGCAGGGCAGGGCGGCGCCGGCGATCGAGCGCCCGCTCGTCGCGGTTTTCGCCGCCAATCACGGCGTCGTGGCGCAGGGCGTTTCGGCGTTTCCGGCGAGCGTCACGCAGCAGATGGTGGCGAATTTTCTTGCTGGCGGCGCGGCGATCAATCAGATCTGCAAGTCCTATGGCGTCGGCCTGAAGGTCTATGAGCTGGCGCTCGAACGGCCGACCGCCGACTTTACTGTGGCGCCGGCCATGGACGAGCGGGAAGCGGCGGCGACCTTCGCCTATGGGATGGAGGCGATCCAGGGCGATATCGATCTCCTCGCCCCTGGCGAGATGGGCATCGGCAATACGACGAGCGCGGCGGCGATCTATGCCGCGCTTTACGGCGGGCCGGCGTCGCGCTGGACAGGACGCGGCACGGGCCTCGACGACGCCGGGCTTTTGCGCAAGAACGCCGCGATCGACGCCGCGCTGACGTTGCATGCCCCGCATCTTGCCGATCCTCTGGAAATCCTGCGCCGGCTCGGCGGGCGGGAAATCGCGGCGATGATGGGCGCCATCGCCGCCGCCCGTCTCAACCGCATTCCCGTGGTGCTTGACGGCTATGTCGCCTGCGCCGCCGCCGCGCTGCTCCACGCGATCGCGCCCGAGTCGATCGCGCATTGCATCGCGGGCCACGTCTCGGCGGAGGGGGCGCATCGCGACGTTCTGACGCGGCTTGGCAAGCGCCCGCTGCTCGATCTCGATATGCGGCTTGGCGAAGGCTCGGGCGCCGCGCTCGCCATCGGCCTGATCAAAGCCGCGCTCGCCTGTCACAGGGACATGGCGACTTTCGAGAGCGCGGGCGTTTCGGAAAAATCGGAATGA
- a CDS encoding deoxyribodipyrimidine photo-lyase, producing MNAPAIVWFRNDLRISDNPALLAAARTGAPLVALYILDDESPGEWRTGAAARWWLHHSLRALSQSLAARGVSLILRRGRAPYVFEQIIAETGAGAVFWNKLYEPWAIRRDAELEAQLRDDAVETHCFHESVLFEPEKLRTKQGENFRIFTPFWRACLAAPPPERPHPAPEFLHAAPLPPDSDDLDAWRLLPQNPDWAIGMRKVWLVGETAARAELADFARHHVGDYKVERDFMGRVGVSRLSPHLHFGELSPREVWHAISEPQSIGGEAYLRELGWREFCHHLLISNWDLPERPLDRTFERFPYRDDETSLDAWRNGQTGYPLVDAAMRELWITGWMHNRARLVSASFLIKHLLIDWRKGERWFWDTLVDADLANNSANWQWVAGCGADAAPYFRIFNPALQGEKFDPDGAYVRRYVPELASLDVRYIHRPWAAPEDVLRAAGVKLGVTYPHPIVDHAEARERALAAFESMRSEASLRPA from the coding sequence ATGAATGCGCCGGCGATCGTCTGGTTTCGCAATGATTTGCGCATCTCTGACAATCCGGCGCTATTGGCGGCTGCGCGAACGGGCGCGCCGCTCGTCGCTCTTTACATCCTGGACGATGAAAGTCCTGGAGAATGGCGCACCGGCGCGGCGGCGCGTTGGTGGCTGCACCACTCTCTCAGGGCGCTGTCGCAGAGCCTCGCCGCCAGGGGCGTGTCGCTGATCCTGCGCCGCGGACGCGCTCCCTACGTCTTCGAGCAGATCATCGCCGAAACCGGCGCCGGCGCCGTCTTCTGGAACAAGCTTTACGAGCCCTGGGCGATCCGGCGAGATGCGGAACTCGAGGCGCAGCTGCGCGATGACGCGGTCGAAACTCATTGCTTCCACGAGTCGGTGCTCTTTGAGCCGGAAAAGCTTCGCACCAAACAGGGCGAGAACTTCCGGATATTCACGCCCTTTTGGCGGGCCTGCCTCGCCGCGCCGCCGCCTGAGCGGCCCCATCCGGCGCCCGAATTCCTGCACGCCGCGCCGCTTCCGCCCGACAGCGACGATCTCGACGCCTGGCGGCTGCTGCCTCAGAACCCTGATTGGGCGATCGGGATGCGCAAGGTCTGGCTCGTCGGCGAGACGGCCGCGCGCGCCGAGCTTGCAGACTTCGCGCGCCACCATGTCGGCGACTACAAGGTCGAACGCGACTTCATGGGCCGAGTCGGCGTCTCCAGGCTTTCCCCGCATCTGCACTTTGGCGAATTGTCGCCGCGCGAAGTCTGGCACGCGATCAGCGAACCTCAAAGCATCGGCGGCGAGGCCTATCTGAGGGAACTTGGCTGGCGGGAGTTCTGCCATCACCTGCTGATCTCCAACTGGGACCTGCCGGAGCGCCCTTTGGACAGGACTTTCGAACGCTTTCCCTATCGCGACGACGAGACGTCGCTCGACGCTTGGCGGAACGGTCAGACCGGCTATCCGCTCGTCGACGCGGCGATGCGCGAGTTGTGGATCACGGGCTGGATGCACAATCGCGCGCGGCTGGTTTCGGCGAGCTTCCTGATCAAGCATTTGCTGATCGACTGGCGGAAGGGGGAGCGCTGGTTCTGGGACACGCTGGTCGACGCCGATCTCGCCAACAACAGCGCCAATTGGCAGTGGGTGGCGGGCTGCGGGGCGGACGCCGCGCCTTACTTCCGCATCTTCAACCCCGCGCTTCAGGGCGAAAAATTCGATCCGGACGGCGCCTATGTGCGCCGTTACGTGCCGGAGCTCGCGTCGCTCGACGTCCGCTACATCCATCGGCCGTGGGCCGCGCCGGAGGACGTCTTGCGCGCGGCGGGCGTAAAGTTAGGCGTCACCTATCCCCATCCGATCGTCGATCACGCCGAAGCCCGCGAGCGCGCGCTCGCCGCTTTCGAGTCGATGCGGAGCGAGGCGTCGTTGCGGCCTGCATAG
- a CDS encoding amino acid permease, which yields MFQAASKSYLSRKSVNRIIADHATAEGDGLKRALGWASLMSLGVGGIIGAGIFVLTGTAAANYAGPGVMISFILSGLACAFVALCYAELASLIPVSGSTYTYTYVTLGEIFAWIIGWNLVLEYAAGAATVAVGWAGYFNRVMQGLGIHVPPELTTAFFADPTAHGAPPGAVHGLFNVPAAGIILLLTALLVRGTSESTLFNNVIVAIKVTVVLMVIVVGAAHIDHANWSPLIPENTGEFGAYGWSGVVRGASVVFFAYIGFDSVSTAAQEAHNPQRDVPIGIVGSLIICTILYVAVAAVATGVVNYKELGVPDPMALVMDRTGVSWLAWAVKLGALAGLTTAILVLLYGQTRIFFAMAHDGLLPPIFARLHPAWRTPAVSQILVGVVVALAAGLLPLDILGEMVSIGTLAAFALVCLSLLRLRRMHPELRRPFRAPGIPWLPVAGILSCFALMAALPLDTWLRLLIWTVIGVAIYLFYGVKHAKRLH from the coding sequence TTGTTCCAAGCCGCCAGCAAGAGCTATCTGAGCCGCAAGTCTGTCAACAGGATCATTGCCGATCACGCCACCGCCGAAGGAGACGGCCTCAAGCGCGCGCTTGGCTGGGCGTCTTTGATGTCGCTCGGCGTCGGCGGAATCATTGGCGCCGGCATTTTCGTGCTGACCGGCACGGCGGCGGCGAACTACGCCGGGCCCGGCGTCATGATCTCCTTCATACTGTCGGGGCTCGCCTGCGCCTTCGTCGCGCTCTGCTACGCCGAGCTGGCGTCGCTCATTCCCGTCTCCGGGAGCACCTATACTTATACGTATGTGACGCTCGGCGAGATTTTCGCCTGGATCATCGGCTGGAATCTCGTGCTCGAATACGCAGCCGGCGCAGCGACGGTCGCCGTCGGCTGGGCCGGCTATTTCAATCGCGTCATGCAAGGGCTCGGCATCCATGTGCCGCCCGAACTGACGACGGCCTTTTTTGCCGATCCGACCGCGCATGGGGCGCCGCCCGGCGCCGTGCATGGGCTGTTCAATGTTCCCGCCGCCGGAATCATCCTGCTGCTCACCGCGCTGCTCGTGCGCGGCACGTCCGAATCGACGCTGTTCAACAACGTCATCGTCGCCATCAAGGTCACCGTCGTGCTGATGGTGATCGTGGTTGGCGCTGCGCATATTGATCACGCCAATTGGTCGCCGCTCATCCCCGAAAACACCGGCGAGTTCGGCGCTTACGGCTGGAGCGGCGTCGTGCGCGGCGCTTCGGTGGTGTTCTTCGCCTATATCGGCTTCGACTCCGTTTCGACCGCGGCGCAGGAGGCGCATAATCCGCAGCGGGACGTGCCGATCGGCATCGTCGGCTCGCTCATCATCTGCACGATACTCTACGTGGCCGTGGCGGCGGTGGCGACGGGCGTCGTCAACTACAAGGAGCTGGGCGTTCCGGACCCGATGGCGCTGGTCATGGATCGCACCGGCGTCTCGTGGCTCGCCTGGGCGGTGAAGCTCGGCGCGCTGGCCGGACTGACGACCGCGATTCTGGTGCTGCTCTATGGGCAGACGCGCATCTTTTTCGCCATGGCGCATGACGGTCTGCTGCCCCCGATCTTTGCGAGGCTTCACCCGGCATGGCGCACGCCCGCCGTAAGCCAGATTCTCGTCGGCGTGGTCGTGGCGCTCGCGGCGGGTCTGTTGCCGCTGGATATTCTCGGCGAAATGGTGAGCATCGGGACGCTGGCGGCTTTCGCGCTCGTCTGCTTGTCGTTGCTGCGCCTGCGTCGAATGCACCCGGAACTCCGCCGCCCGTTCCGCGCGCCGGGGATCCCCTGGTTGCCGGTCGCCGGCATTTTGTCCTGTTTCGCCTTGATGGCCGCGCTTCCGCTCGACACTTGGCTGCGGCTGCTGATCTGGACCGTCATCGGCGTCGCCATCTACCTTTTTTATGGCGTCAAGCACGCCAAACGCCTCCATTAG
- a CDS encoding glucan biosynthesis protein, whose product MVEKQDRRSFIKAAAATSTFGAVSAPRGAAATSVSNLRLGEPRPFSFETLKQIAQRLIKQPYRKPNIPAPEITSQIDYEKWGQITYNTDHALFADTKERFPIEFFHLGMFFKKAVRMNVVENGEAREVLYDTSYFNMPADSIARQLPPGAGFAGFRIQEAKDGALDWKKNDWVAFLGASYFRAIGELRQYGMSARGVALDTWQAGSNEEFPDFTEIYIGPETADGVVLHALLEGPSIVGAYRFLMTRGKGVVMDIDCALHLRGAFTRFGVAPLTSMFWFSETMKPTAIDWRPEVHDSDGLSMWTGAGERLWRPLNNPNRVMASAFGDTNPKGFGLMQRDRNYDHYLDNVFYDRRPSVWIEPKGEWGKGAIQLIEIPTDDEIHDNVVVVWVPEKPAVPGASFEYSYRLHWLADEPYPTKLARCVATRLGNGGQPGRPRPKGVRKFMVEFLGEPLAKLPFGVKPEPVLWASRGTFSYVFTEAVFDNVPGHWRAQFDLTVEGSEPVEMRLFLKNGDDVLSENWLYQYHPL is encoded by the coding sequence ATGGTCGAGAAGCAGGATCGTCGCTCGTTTATCAAGGCGGCGGCGGCGACGAGCACCTTTGGCGCCGTAAGCGCGCCCCGCGGCGCGGCGGCGACGAGCGTCTCCAATCTTCGGCTCGGCGAACCGCGGCCATTCTCCTTCGAGACGCTCAAGCAGATCGCGCAGCGCCTCATCAAACAGCCCTACCGCAAGCCGAATATCCCTGCCCCCGAGATCACCTCGCAGATCGACTATGAGAAGTGGGGGCAGATCACCTACAACACCGATCATGCGCTTTTCGCCGACACCAAGGAACGCTTCCCCATAGAATTCTTCCACCTTGGGATGTTCTTCAAGAAGGCCGTGCGCATGAATGTCGTTGAAAACGGCGAGGCGCGCGAGGTTCTTTACGATACGAGCTACTTCAATATGCCGGCGGATTCTATCGCGCGCCAACTGCCGCCCGGCGCCGGCTTCGCGGGATTTCGCATTCAGGAGGCGAAGGACGGCGCGCTCGACTGGAAGAAAAACGACTGGGTGGCGTTTCTTGGCGCGTCATATTTCCGCGCGATCGGCGAATTGCGCCAGTATGGCATGTCGGCGCGCGGCGTCGCGCTCGACACCTGGCAGGCGGGATCGAACGAGGAATTCCCCGATTTCACTGAAATCTACATCGGCCCTGAGACCGCCGACGGCGTCGTCCTGCATGCGCTGCTTGAAGGGCCGTCGATCGTCGGCGCCTATCGCTTCCTGATGACGCGCGGCAAGGGCGTGGTCATGGACATCGACTGCGCGCTGCATCTGCGCGGCGCCTTCACGCGCTTTGGCGTCGCGCCGCTCACCTCGATGTTCTGGTTCTCGGAGACGATGAAGCCGACGGCCATCGATTGGCGGCCGGAAGTGCATGATTCCGACGGGCTGAGCATGTGGACCGGCGCCGGCGAGCGTTTGTGGCGGCCGCTGAACAATCCGAACCGGGTCATGGCGTCGGCCTTCGGCGACACCAATCCCAAGGGCTTCGGCCTGATGCAGCGCGACCGCAATTACGATCATTATCTCGACAACGTCTTCTACGATCGCCGTCCGAGCGTGTGGATCGAACCCAAAGGCGAATGGGGCAAGGGCGCGATTCAACTCATCGAAATTCCCACGGACGACGAAATCCACGACAATGTCGTCGTCGTCTGGGTTCCCGAGAAGCCCGCCGTTCCCGGCGCCTCCTTCGAATATTCCTATCGGCTGCATTGGCTCGCGGACGAGCCCTATCCGACCAAGCTCGCGCGCTGCGTCGCGACGAGGCTCGGCAATGGCGGCCAGCCCGGCAGGCCGCGGCCCAAGGGCGTGCGCAAGTTCATGGTGGAGTTTCTGGGCGAGCCCCTCGCCAAGCTCCCCTTTGGGGTAAAGCCCGAACCCGTGTTATGGGCGTCGCGCGGAACATTCTCCTACGTGTTCACCGAAGCGGTTTTCGACAATGTGCCGGGCCATTGGCGGGCGCAATTCGACCTCACCGTCGAAGGTTCTGAACCTGTGGAGATGCGCCTGTTCCTCAAGAACGGCGATGACGTGCTTTCGGAAAATTGGCTGTATCAATATCATCCGCTGTAA
- a CDS encoding glycosyltransferase family 1 protein, whose translation MDKNSAVSRYFLDVLYREYFYLKKDKSPKKNWLRDFFFKRMLELYWSITRVIGLGFLHDGRRQTTNRVDQILRQRPSIPQSSCIQTPEHGRMLIDVTSTHLSGKETGIQRVVKEIAFAGAEMGAALPILRIEDRFFPYFRNAVSSDSIELRPGDILLLLDAPAADLESYSAAMKAVRSLGGHNVVCIYDLLPKTIPWSFSPEQLQHYEGWFRAIVCESDAAVCISESVAHELKAHLTGLPQPVRMPVGWFQLGGNFRYCKTLPVGADVAAIARTSSPFFLSVGTLEPRKGYHISLDAMEELWRQGIDAHFVIVGRYGWMSDVLQRRILEHEEHGKRLHWLQNANDAELHCLYSSAHALVFASIAEGFGLPIIEAANDGLPVIASDIPIFREVGGKNISYFSALDSSDLARKLLEALTKERQSQKIEVPGWKQSTQQLLDMVRTQSYQLK comes from the coding sequence ATGGACAAAAATAGCGCTGTTAGCCGCTACTTTTTAGATGTCTTATACAGAGAGTATTTTTATCTGAAGAAAGACAAGTCGCCGAAGAAGAATTGGCTCAGAGATTTTTTTTTCAAGCGTATGCTCGAGCTCTATTGGTCGATAACCAGAGTTATCGGGTTAGGTTTTTTGCATGACGGCCGACGGCAAACGACGAACCGCGTCGACCAGATCCTTCGCCAACGCCCGTCCATCCCACAGAGCTCCTGCATTCAGACGCCAGAACATGGGAGGATGTTGATCGATGTGACGTCTACCCATCTGTCGGGTAAGGAAACCGGAATTCAGCGGGTCGTGAAGGAAATTGCCTTCGCAGGCGCTGAAATGGGCGCGGCTCTCCCGATTCTTCGCATTGAGGACAGGTTTTTTCCATATTTCAGAAATGCGGTCTCCTCGGATTCCATTGAATTGAGGCCCGGCGACATTTTGCTGCTTTTGGATGCGCCCGCGGCGGATTTGGAGAGCTATTCCGCGGCTATGAAAGCCGTCAGAAGCCTAGGCGGCCATAATGTCGTCTGCATCTACGATCTGCTGCCGAAAACGATACCTTGGTCGTTCAGTCCCGAGCAGCTGCAGCATTATGAAGGTTGGTTCAGGGCAATCGTTTGCGAGTCCGACGCAGCGGTGTGCATCTCCGAATCCGTAGCGCATGAACTGAAGGCGCACTTGACGGGCCTGCCGCAGCCCGTGCGAATGCCGGTCGGCTGGTTCCAGCTTGGAGGCAATTTCCGCTACTGTAAAACATTGCCCGTAGGCGCTGACGTCGCCGCCATCGCGCGAACATCATCTCCGTTTTTCTTAAGCGTCGGAACGCTCGAGCCGCGCAAAGGGTACCATATTTCGCTCGACGCGATGGAGGAGTTGTGGAGACAAGGGATCGACGCTCATTTCGTCATCGTTGGCCGTTACGGCTGGATGAGCGATGTTTTGCAACGAAGAATTCTTGAACACGAGGAGCATGGAAAGCGTTTGCACTGGTTGCAGAATGCAAATGACGCAGAATTGCACTGCTTGTACAGTTCCGCGCATGCGCTGGTCTTTGCTTCGATCGCAGAAGGATTCGGTCTTCCCATTATCGAGGCCGCCAATGACGGGCTGCCGGTGATTGCGTCCGACATTCCCATTTTTCGAGAAGTGGGCGGCAAAAACATCTCCTATTTCAGCGCTTTAGATAGCTCAGACCTCGCGCGCAAATTGCTGGAGGCCCTGACGAAGGAGAGGCAGTCCCAAAAAATCGAAGTTCCCGGTTGGAAACAGTCGACGCAGCAGCTTCTCGATATGGTGCGAACACAATCTTATCAGTTGAAATAG
- a CDS encoding glycosyltransferase family 1 protein encodes MLVDQNIVSNADCGRLLIDVTPTYRSDVGTGIQRVVREVAKAVIASGQGFPVTIIDGRLCFHTVDASEPVAIDIRNGDIFLLLDAGWIYVSEYRPIVDLVWANGGRNVVCLYDLFPILYAAGFSAWLRSGFSRWFEEIVLACDSVAAISSSVAKEFEQYCEERALARKQGQRVGVWKLGADFTDEEKTDPTARVRMICDGSRIFFLSVGTLAPNKGQALALTAFERLWARGIDVAFVIVGRRGWNTAALERRLREHVEHGRRLFWFSDASDAELGCLYQKAHAVICASYAEGFGLPLVEAARAGAPVIASDIEIFREVGGESIAYFDMLDADSLGTRIVESLASGRRGRPLPVLSWKQSSQALLGLIRHDLHSAAS; translated from the coding sequence ATGTTGGTCGATCAGAACATAGTCAGCAACGCGGACTGCGGACGCTTGCTGATCGACGTAACGCCGACCTACCGCAGCGACGTCGGCACTGGCATTCAACGCGTCGTTCGGGAAGTCGCGAAAGCGGTGATCGCGTCGGGCCAAGGCTTTCCCGTAACGATTATCGACGGCCGCCTCTGTTTCCATACCGTGGACGCCAGCGAGCCTGTCGCGATCGATATTCGAAACGGGGATATCTTTCTTCTGCTCGACGCCGGCTGGATTTACGTCTCGGAATATCGACCGATCGTTGACCTGGTCTGGGCCAATGGCGGTCGAAACGTCGTCTGTCTCTACGATCTTTTTCCCATTCTTTACGCGGCGGGCTTTTCTGCGTGGCTGCGGAGCGGCTTCAGCAGATGGTTCGAGGAGATCGTGCTGGCGTGCGATTCCGTCGCAGCAATTTCAAGCAGCGTCGCGAAGGAATTTGAGCAGTATTGCGAGGAACGCGCTCTCGCGCGAAAGCAGGGACAGAGGGTCGGCGTATGGAAGCTCGGAGCGGATTTTACGGATGAGGAAAAAACAGATCCCACGGCGCGCGTTCGAATGATCTGTGACGGTTCTCGTATTTTTTTCCTAAGCGTCGGAACGCTCGCGCCAAATAAAGGTCAGGCTCTCGCGCTGACGGCGTTTGAGCGCCTGTGGGCGCGGGGAATCGACGTGGCGTTTGTGATCGTCGGCCGACGTGGATGGAACACGGCGGCGCTCGAGCGGCGCTTGCGCGAGCATGTCGAGCACGGCCGCCGGTTGTTTTGGTTCAGCGATGCGAGCGACGCGGAACTGGGTTGCCTGTATCAGAAGGCTCACGCCGTCATCTGCGCGTCCTATGCTGAAGGTTTTGGCTTGCCGCTGGTGGAGGCGGCGCGCGCCGGCGCGCCCGTCATTGCAAGCGACATTGAAATTTTCCGTGAAGTGGGAGGCGAGTCGATCGCCTATTTCGATATGCTCGACGCCGACTCATTGGGGACGCGGATTGTCGAGTCGCTTGCATCAGGAAGACGCGGAAGACCGCTGCCGGTGCTCTCATGGAAACAATCGTCGCAGGCGCTACTCGGATTGATACGGCATGATCTCCATTCGGCCGCTTCCTAG